The Lycium barbarum isolate Lr01 chromosome 10, ASM1917538v2, whole genome shotgun sequence genome includes a region encoding these proteins:
- the LOC132615839 gene encoding ATPase GET3B-like isoform X1, whose amino-acid sequence MFSSSASTFFFSSTKPMEVLGFAHSSHPLSLFNFTPTTFTSNTTFISLKKQAPIKRFQVRAVAAPAEATAGFDEMVSGTQRKYYMLGGKGGVGKTSCAASLAVKFANNGHPTLVVSTDPAHSLSDSFAQDLTGGTLVPVEGPYSPLFALELNPEKAKEEFRSATEMSGGSGIKDFMDGMGLGVLAEQLGELKLGELLDTPPPGLDEAIAISKVMQFLESQEYNMFTRVVFDTAPTGHTLRLLSLPDFLDKSIGKILKLRQKIASATSAIKSVFGQEGTPKPDASDKLERLRERMIKVRELFRDTTSTEFIIVTIPTVMAISESSRLCASLKKEDVPVKRLIANQILPPSASDCKFCAMKRKDQSRALDMIQNDPELSSLMLVQAPLVDVEIRGVPALQFLGDIVWK is encoded by the exons ATGTTTTCGTCTTCAGCTTCCACTTTCTTCTTCTCATCAACAAAGCCAATGGAAGTTTTGGGTTTTGCCCATTCTTCCCACCCACTTTCTCTCTTCAACTTCACACCAACAACCTTCACCTCCAACACTACATTCATTTCCCTAAAGAAACAGGCGCCCATTAAGCGTTTCCAAG TGAGAGCTGTAGCTGCTCCTGCAGAAGCCACTGCTGGATTTGATGAAATGGTTTCTGGGACCCAGCGTAAGTATTACATGCTAGGTGGTAAAGGAGGAGTTGGGAAGACAAGTTGTGCTGCTTCACTTGCTGTAAAATTTGCAAATAACGGTCATCCCACTTTAGTAGTTTCAACTGATCCAGCACATTCCTTAAGTGATTCTTTTGCTCAG GATTTGACTGGCGGGACACTAGTTCCAGTTGAAGGCCCGTATTCTCCATTATTCGCCCTTGAG TTAAATCCTGAAAAGGCCAAGGAAGAGTTTCGAAGTGCAACCGAGATGAGTGGAGGATCTGGCATCAAAGACTTTATGGACGGTATGGGCCTTGGGGTGCTTGCTGAACAG CTTGGGGAACTAAAGCTTGGAGAACTGCTGGATACACCCCCTCCTGGTCTAGATGAAGCCATTGCAATTTCAAAG GTTATGCAATTCCTTGAGTCGCAGGAATATAATATGTTTACTCGTGTAGTGTTTGACACAGCCCCGACG GGACATACTCTACGGCTCTTGTCCTTGCCAGACTTCTTGGATAAATCAATTGGAAAGATATTGAAG TTGAGACAGAAGATAGCTTCTGCCACTTCAGCAATAAAGTCTGTCTTTGGCCAAGAAGGAACGCCCAAGCCAGATGCT TCAGATAAATTGGAGCGGTTAAGGGAGAGGATGATAAAAGTAAGAGAGCTTTTTCGTGACACAACCTCAACGGAATTTATCATAGTAACAATCCCCACG GTTATGGCAATTAGTGAATCATCAAGGTTGTGTGCTTCCTTAAAGAAGGAAGATGTTCCTGTCAAGAGGCTTATTGCTAACCAGATTCTTCCGCCATCAGCCTCAGATTGCAAGTTCTGCGCAATGAAAAGAAAG GACCAAAGTCGGGCTCTGGATATGATCCAGAATGACCCAGAGCTCTCTAGTCTGATGTTGGTCCAGGCACCCCTTGTTGATGTAGAGATTAGAGGTGTTCCAGCTCTTCAGTTTTTAGGGGACATTGTCTGGAAATGA
- the LOC132615839 gene encoding ATPase GET3B-like isoform X4: MFSSSASTFFFSSTKPMEVLGFAHSSHPLSLFNFTPTTFTSNTTFISLKKQAPIKRFQVRAVAAPAEATAGFDEMVSGTQRKYYMLGGKGGVGKTSCAASLAVKFANNGHPTLVVSTDPAHSLSDSFAQDLTGGTLVPVEGPYSPLFALELNPEKAKEEFRSATEMSGGSGIKDFMDGMGLGVLAEQLGELKLGELLDTPPPGLDEAIAISKVMQFLESQEYNMFTRVVFDTAPTGHTLRLLSLPDFLDKSIGKILKVMAISESSRLCASLKKEDVPVKRLIANQILPPSASDCKFCAMKRKDQSRALDMIQNDPELSSLMLVQAPLVDVEIRGVPALQFLGDIVWK, encoded by the exons ATGTTTTCGTCTTCAGCTTCCACTTTCTTCTTCTCATCAACAAAGCCAATGGAAGTTTTGGGTTTTGCCCATTCTTCCCACCCACTTTCTCTCTTCAACTTCACACCAACAACCTTCACCTCCAACACTACATTCATTTCCCTAAAGAAACAGGCGCCCATTAAGCGTTTCCAAG TGAGAGCTGTAGCTGCTCCTGCAGAAGCCACTGCTGGATTTGATGAAATGGTTTCTGGGACCCAGCGTAAGTATTACATGCTAGGTGGTAAAGGAGGAGTTGGGAAGACAAGTTGTGCTGCTTCACTTGCTGTAAAATTTGCAAATAACGGTCATCCCACTTTAGTAGTTTCAACTGATCCAGCACATTCCTTAAGTGATTCTTTTGCTCAG GATTTGACTGGCGGGACACTAGTTCCAGTTGAAGGCCCGTATTCTCCATTATTCGCCCTTGAG TTAAATCCTGAAAAGGCCAAGGAAGAGTTTCGAAGTGCAACCGAGATGAGTGGAGGATCTGGCATCAAAGACTTTATGGACGGTATGGGCCTTGGGGTGCTTGCTGAACAG CTTGGGGAACTAAAGCTTGGAGAACTGCTGGATACACCCCCTCCTGGTCTAGATGAAGCCATTGCAATTTCAAAG GTTATGCAATTCCTTGAGTCGCAGGAATATAATATGTTTACTCGTGTAGTGTTTGACACAGCCCCGACG GGACATACTCTACGGCTCTTGTCCTTGCCAGACTTCTTGGATAAATCAATTGGAAAGATATTGAAG GTTATGGCAATTAGTGAATCATCAAGGTTGTGTGCTTCCTTAAAGAAGGAAGATGTTCCTGTCAAGAGGCTTATTGCTAACCAGATTCTTCCGCCATCAGCCTCAGATTGCAAGTTCTGCGCAATGAAAAGAAAG GACCAAAGTCGGGCTCTGGATATGATCCAGAATGACCCAGAGCTCTCTAGTCTGATGTTGGTCCAGGCACCCCTTGTTGATGTAGAGATTAGAGGTGTTCCAGCTCTTCAGTTTTTAGGGGACATTGTCTGGAAATGA
- the LOC132615839 gene encoding ATPase GET3B-like isoform X3 yields the protein MFSSSASTFFFSSTKPMEVLGFAHSSHPLSLFNFTPTTFTSNTTFISLKKQAPIKRFQVRAVAAPAEATAGFDEMVSGTQRKYYMLGGKGGVGKTSCAASLAVKFANNGHPTLVVSTDPAHSLSDSFAQDLTGGTLVPVEGPYSPLFALELNPEKAKEEFRSATEMSGGSGIKDFMDGMGLGVLAEQLGELKLGELLDTPPPGLDEAIAISKVMQFLESQEYNMFTRVVFDTAPTGHTLRLLSLPDFLDKSIGKILKLRQKIASATSAIKSVFGQEGTPKPDASDKLERLRERMIKVRELFRDTTSTEFIIVTIPTVMAISESSRLCASLKKEDVPVKRLIANQILPPSASDCKFCAMKRKYNTAETFLTTSSFSL from the exons ATGTTTTCGTCTTCAGCTTCCACTTTCTTCTTCTCATCAACAAAGCCAATGGAAGTTTTGGGTTTTGCCCATTCTTCCCACCCACTTTCTCTCTTCAACTTCACACCAACAACCTTCACCTCCAACACTACATTCATTTCCCTAAAGAAACAGGCGCCCATTAAGCGTTTCCAAG TGAGAGCTGTAGCTGCTCCTGCAGAAGCCACTGCTGGATTTGATGAAATGGTTTCTGGGACCCAGCGTAAGTATTACATGCTAGGTGGTAAAGGAGGAGTTGGGAAGACAAGTTGTGCTGCTTCACTTGCTGTAAAATTTGCAAATAACGGTCATCCCACTTTAGTAGTTTCAACTGATCCAGCACATTCCTTAAGTGATTCTTTTGCTCAG GATTTGACTGGCGGGACACTAGTTCCAGTTGAAGGCCCGTATTCTCCATTATTCGCCCTTGAG TTAAATCCTGAAAAGGCCAAGGAAGAGTTTCGAAGTGCAACCGAGATGAGTGGAGGATCTGGCATCAAAGACTTTATGGACGGTATGGGCCTTGGGGTGCTTGCTGAACAG CTTGGGGAACTAAAGCTTGGAGAACTGCTGGATACACCCCCTCCTGGTCTAGATGAAGCCATTGCAATTTCAAAG GTTATGCAATTCCTTGAGTCGCAGGAATATAATATGTTTACTCGTGTAGTGTTTGACACAGCCCCGACG GGACATACTCTACGGCTCTTGTCCTTGCCAGACTTCTTGGATAAATCAATTGGAAAGATATTGAAG TTGAGACAGAAGATAGCTTCTGCCACTTCAGCAATAAAGTCTGTCTTTGGCCAAGAAGGAACGCCCAAGCCAGATGCT TCAGATAAATTGGAGCGGTTAAGGGAGAGGATGATAAAAGTAAGAGAGCTTTTTCGTGACACAACCTCAACGGAATTTATCATAGTAACAATCCCCACG GTTATGGCAATTAGTGAATCATCAAGGTTGTGTGCTTCCTTAAAGAAGGAAGATGTTCCTGTCAAGAGGCTTATTGCTAACCAGATTCTTCCGCCATCAGCCTCAGATTGCAAGTTCTGCGCAATGAAAAGAAAG TACAACACAGCTGAAACATTTTTGACAACTTCCAGTTTCAGTCTATAA
- the LOC132615839 gene encoding ATPase GET3B-like isoform X2 gives MFSSSASTFFFSSTKPMEVLGFAHSSHPLSLFNFTPTTFTSNTTFISLKKQAPIKRFQVRAVAAPAEATAGFDEMVSGTQRKYYMLGGKGGVGKTSCAASLAVKFANNGHPTLVVSTDPAHSLSDSFAQDLTGGTLVPVEGPYSPLFALELNPEKAKEEFRSATEMSGGSGIKDFMDGMGLGVLAEQLGELKLGELLDTPPPGLDEAIAISKVMQFLESQEYNMFTRVVFDTAPTGHTLRLLSLPDFLDKSIGKILKLRQKIASATSAIKSVFGQEGTPKPDASDKLERLRERMIKVRELFRDTTSTEFIIVTIPTVMAISESSRLCASLKKEDVPVKRLIANQILPPSASDCKFCAMKRKTLPVAFVNKLHSWTMSAYRLLMLLL, from the exons ATGTTTTCGTCTTCAGCTTCCACTTTCTTCTTCTCATCAACAAAGCCAATGGAAGTTTTGGGTTTTGCCCATTCTTCCCACCCACTTTCTCTCTTCAACTTCACACCAACAACCTTCACCTCCAACACTACATTCATTTCCCTAAAGAAACAGGCGCCCATTAAGCGTTTCCAAG TGAGAGCTGTAGCTGCTCCTGCAGAAGCCACTGCTGGATTTGATGAAATGGTTTCTGGGACCCAGCGTAAGTATTACATGCTAGGTGGTAAAGGAGGAGTTGGGAAGACAAGTTGTGCTGCTTCACTTGCTGTAAAATTTGCAAATAACGGTCATCCCACTTTAGTAGTTTCAACTGATCCAGCACATTCCTTAAGTGATTCTTTTGCTCAG GATTTGACTGGCGGGACACTAGTTCCAGTTGAAGGCCCGTATTCTCCATTATTCGCCCTTGAG TTAAATCCTGAAAAGGCCAAGGAAGAGTTTCGAAGTGCAACCGAGATGAGTGGAGGATCTGGCATCAAAGACTTTATGGACGGTATGGGCCTTGGGGTGCTTGCTGAACAG CTTGGGGAACTAAAGCTTGGAGAACTGCTGGATACACCCCCTCCTGGTCTAGATGAAGCCATTGCAATTTCAAAG GTTATGCAATTCCTTGAGTCGCAGGAATATAATATGTTTACTCGTGTAGTGTTTGACACAGCCCCGACG GGACATACTCTACGGCTCTTGTCCTTGCCAGACTTCTTGGATAAATCAATTGGAAAGATATTGAAG TTGAGACAGAAGATAGCTTCTGCCACTTCAGCAATAAAGTCTGTCTTTGGCCAAGAAGGAACGCCCAAGCCAGATGCT TCAGATAAATTGGAGCGGTTAAGGGAGAGGATGATAAAAGTAAGAGAGCTTTTTCGTGACACAACCTCAACGGAATTTATCATAGTAACAATCCCCACG GTTATGGCAATTAGTGAATCATCAAGGTTGTGTGCTTCCTTAAAGAAGGAAGATGTTCCTGTCAAGAGGCTTATTGCTAACCAGATTCTTCCGCCATCAGCCTCAGATTGCAAGTTCTGCGCAATGAAAAGAAAG ACGTTGCCAGTGGCATTTGTCAACAAACTGCATTCATGGACTATGAGCGCCTATCGGCTTTTGATGCTCTTGCTCTAA